The Papaver somniferum cultivar HN1 chromosome 3, ASM357369v1, whole genome shotgun sequence genome includes a region encoding these proteins:
- the LOC113355942 gene encoding phosphatidyl-N-methylethanolamine N-methyltransferase-like, with amino-acid sequence MGLIAALGVLIPFPFYYFLWTNPQKWVELCGKGRDPSKIMAQISHFFKLIQFISLFSVSSSFSWPPPLYFWPLFIFGQFLNFRVYQLLGEAGTYYGVRFGKTIPWVTEFPFGYIKDPQYVGSVMSLLACLSWVPFQYILLWILGYVFMIWVESKEDPATRAKPLS; translated from the exons ATGGGTTTAATTGCTGCACTAGGTGTTCTAATTCCTTTCCCATTTTACTATTTTCTATGGACTAATCCACAGAAATGGGTGGAATTATGTGGGAAAGGAAGAGATCCATCAAAAATCATGGCTCAAATTTCTCATTTCTTTAAATTAATtcagtttatctcattattctcggtttcttcttctttttcctggcCTCCTCCTCTATACTTTTGGCCTCTCTTCATCTTTGGTCAGTTCCTCAACTTCAG GGTGTATCAGTTACTTGGTGAAGCCGGCACATATTATGGAGTACGTTTCGGGAAGACTATTCCTTGGGTGACAGAATTCCCTTTTGGATACATAAAAGATCCACAGTATGTTGGAAGCGTAATGAGTCTTCTTGCATGTTTATCCTGGGTCCCCTTCCAGTACATACTTCTTTGGATACTTGGCTATGTGTTCATGATCTGGGTGGAGTCCAAAGAAGATCCAGCTACACGTGCAAAGCCACTCTCCTGA